The proteins below are encoded in one region of Xenopus laevis strain J_2021 chromosome 8L, Xenopus_laevis_v10.1, whole genome shotgun sequence:
- the LOC121397191 gene encoding SLAM family member 5-like, translating into MQLNLPERLQFFFLLCLVQFASGGQDDLIQVHGLLNHSITLSYHRLLERPVKMTIWEIKRRGKTFAVAEYNGGQLEIQNEKFENRIQASNGTELKIHSLRMEDTDIYKADIILTDLHINTAYFNLTVHEPVSVPSITADLKGDNKGRCEFTLHCSVPSNASLTLFSWIYRCGNSGYQHYANGSTLTIMLQNLSETTEFLCLAQNPVDVKNASFYSEQICNSVKSPPYSTCWIKVSIAIPVVAVLCLVVILFIKIAKK; encoded by the exons ATGCAGTTAAATTTGCCCGAACGTCTTCAgttcttctttcttctgtgtttaGTCCAGTTTGCTTCAG GAGGCCAAGATGACCTTATCCAAGTGCATGGACTTCTAAACCACTCCATTACCTTGTCATACCACCGGCTCTTGGAACGTCCTGTGAAAATGACAATCTGGGAAATAAAACGAAGGGGAAAAACCTTTGCGGTGGCGGAATATAATGGAGGTCAACTTGAAATACAAAACGAAAAATTTGAGAACCGGATACAAGCATCAAATGGTACAGAATTAAAAATTCACTCTCTGAGAATGGAGGATACTGATATCTACAAAGCTGATATTATTCTAACAGATTTACACATAAATACAGCATACTTTAATCTCACTGTTCATG AGCCCGTTTCTGTCCCAAGCATAACGGCTGATCTGAAGGGAGACAACAAAGGTCGGTGTGAATTTACCCTGCATTGTTCTGTCCCATCAAACGCGTCGCTCACGTTGTTCAGCTGGATATACAGATGTGGGAATTCTGGGTACCAGCACTATGCAAATGGCAGCACTCTCACTATTATGTTACAGAATTTGTCAGAAACTACTGAATTCCTTTGTTTGGCACAAAATCCTGTGGATGTAAAAAATGCCTCTTTCTATTCGGAACAGATCTGCAATAGTGTTAAGTCACCACCTT ATAGCACATGCTGGATAAAAGTATCTATTGCTATCCCTGTTGTTGCAGTTCTGTGTCTTGTTGTGATACTCTTCATAAAGATAGCCAAGAAATAA